In Shinella sp. XGS7, a single genomic region encodes these proteins:
- a CDS encoding PEP-CTERM sorting domain-containing protein translates to MKLIKAAIATLTLASASAAMSAPVLNFENLITGSPDSLLRLSDQYKSSGVLFENNGWVVNARSAGGLGNFINTPSGHAAAALFVDPTDPGDGTASLLARVKGGFQDSLTLSYTTDQIDVGVSLLDEQGKLLKSFQLTSVNQDSCGTVDLCNWNRDTTLSFQGTAYAVLFSGESGQAFFDNLSFGRGGSSDVPEPAGLALLMAGFAAAGFARRRGRHAA, encoded by the coding sequence ATGAAGCTCATCAAGGCCGCGATCGCAACCCTCACGCTGGCCAGTGCGTCGGCCGCCATGTCCGCCCCGGTGCTGAACTTCGAGAACCTGATCACCGGCTCGCCCGACAGCCTGCTGCGCCTGAGCGATCAGTACAAGAGCAGCGGTGTGCTGTTCGAGAACAATGGCTGGGTGGTCAATGCCCGCTCCGCCGGCGGCCTGGGCAATTTCATCAACACGCCTTCGGGCCACGCCGCGGCCGCCCTCTTCGTGGATCCCACGGACCCGGGCGATGGCACGGCCAGCCTGCTGGCGCGCGTCAAGGGCGGCTTCCAGGACAGCCTGACCCTGAGCTACACCACCGACCAGATCGATGTGGGCGTGAGCCTGCTGGACGAGCAGGGCAAGCTGCTGAAGAGCTTCCAGCTCACGAGCGTGAACCAGGACAGCTGCGGCACCGTGGACCTGTGCAACTGGAACCGCGACACCACGCTCAGCTTCCAGGGCACCGCCTACGCCGTGCTCTTCAGCGGCGAAAGCGGCCAGGCCTTCTTCGACAACCTCAGCTTTGGCCGCGGCGGCAGCTCGGACGTGCCCGAGCCCGCCGGCCTCGCCCTGCTGATGGCCGGTTTCGCGGCCGCCGGCTTCGCCCGCCGCCGTGGCCGCCACGCGGCCTGA